The Microbacterium sp. LWO12-1.2 genome includes a window with the following:
- a CDS encoding ABC transporter permease, with the protein MKAVLLRIAGLVASVVVVLWGAATVAFLAFRVIPGDPVSVMLGPQAQVSEAVKDGIRADLGLDRPPFEQYLTYLGQLMRGDLGESYQLRLPVTEVIGRQLGATLQLSALALGIAVVLALAVALLARGEVARAVAAGIELIVLSSPVFWIGLVLLSVFAFGLGWFPVSGSRNPATIVLPAVTLALPVAALLGQVLRDGLTQAERMPFAETVRARGAGRGWFTLRHGLRHGASSAVTLTAYLTGSVLGGAVLVETVFARPGLGRVTLAAISDRDLPVISGIILLSALVFVIVNLIVELVHPLIDPRLRRTRAVSGARR; encoded by the coding sequence GTGAAAGCTGTGCTCCTGCGGATCGCCGGGCTGGTCGCCTCCGTGGTCGTCGTGCTGTGGGGCGCAGCCACGGTCGCGTTCCTCGCGTTCCGGGTGATCCCCGGCGACCCGGTGTCGGTCATGCTCGGTCCGCAGGCTCAGGTCAGCGAGGCCGTCAAAGACGGCATCCGTGCCGATCTCGGCCTGGACCGACCACCGTTCGAGCAGTACCTGACATACCTCGGACAGCTCATGCGCGGCGACCTCGGTGAGTCGTACCAGCTGCGGCTGCCCGTGACCGAGGTCATCGGCCGCCAGCTCGGCGCGACGCTGCAGCTGTCGGCGCTCGCGCTCGGGATCGCCGTGGTGCTCGCCCTCGCCGTCGCGCTGCTCGCGCGTGGCGAGGTCGCCAGGGCGGTGGCCGCCGGCATCGAGCTGATCGTGCTGTCGTCGCCGGTGTTCTGGATCGGGCTGGTGCTCCTGAGCGTCTTCGCCTTCGGTCTCGGCTGGTTCCCGGTGTCGGGCAGCCGCAATCCGGCGACGATCGTGCTGCCGGCGGTCACGCTGGCCCTTCCCGTGGCGGCGCTGCTCGGCCAGGTGCTGCGCGACGGGCTGACCCAGGCGGAGCGGATGCCGTTCGCCGAGACCGTACGTGCGCGCGGCGCCGGTCGCGGGTGGTTCACGCTGCGCCACGGGTTGAGGCACGGTGCGTCCAGCGCGGTGACGCTCACGGCGTATCTCACCGGATCGGTGCTCGGTGGCGCCGTGCTGGTCGAGACGGTGTTCGCCCGCCCTGGTCTGGGGCGCGTCACCCTCGCCGCCATCAGCGACCGCGATCTCCCCGTCATCTCCGGCATCATCCTGCTCAGCGCCCTCGTGTTCGTGATCGTGAACCTGATCGTCGAGCTCGTGCATCCGCTCATCGACCCGCGCCTGCGCCGCACTCGGGCCGTCTCGGGAGCACGACGATGA